A window of Microbacterium sp. BK668 genomic DNA:
TCACCTGAATGCCCGACGCCCGTCATCGTCAGATGCAACCACTCGACCGGCACGACATCGACGCCCGTTACCGTGCTGAGGGTCTTCCCGGCACGCTCCGCCGCCTCGTGGAGACTGGTCGCGTCCTCGAACGTGAGATGCCAGGTCAGGTAGCGAGTGCCCGGACCCCATCCCTCCCGCCACCACCAATGGTTCCGGGTGCGCTCGAAGGCGCCTCGCTGCCGCGGTAACGGATGAGATGGCATCGTCCCATTGTCTGCGATGTGTCAAAGATCTCGAGCAGTGCGTTTCACTCCCGACGTGTGATCCAGCACGTCCCCGGTCGCCAGCACCTCAGGTGCGGTGCGCACGCCCGTCGCTATCCGTGCACGGCAAACGCCTCAGAGCACACCGGCGAACGCAGCGACGTCGCGCGCTACCCTCGTCAGTTCTTCGCCCGGTTCGATCTCAAGGTCGCCCTCCGCGAGCCAGCCGTCGTTACCCCCATCGAGCGCGGACCGCCGCATCGTGACCTTCAGCTGGATGTGGCCGCCGCGGTGAATGGCGACCAGACGCAGTTCGCCCTCCAACGATTCCCAGCTCTTCGTTTCTCGCCAGCCGCGCCAGGACTTCTCCATCGACTCGAAGAATTTGACGAGATCCTCAAAGCCTCCGCCCCAGTGCTCCTCGACGGTGGTGCAAGCATGCAGGCCGCCGAGAGCGAGAATCGCGACGGCTTGGGTCGGAGTGGCGGGTGCCGGTGGTGTAAGGCTCAGGTACTCGGACCGGCCCCCGATGCGCGCTTCGGGCATGCATTTGATGATGCCGTACCGGTTGGGCCAGGGCACGCACGCCGGTCCGTCGACGCACGCGTTCAGGGCTCTTCGGCGTTTCCCACAGCTTCGATCCAGTCCACGGCCGCGTCGGATAGGAAGAAGCCGTCAGGTCCTGCTTCGCCGATCCACCAAGCGTTCGAGGTGAAGATGCCGCCGGCTGCAACAACCTTGCCGAGCACGCCCGCCGGCAGCGCCTCGCCGTTGTGCGCGATCAGCCAGTCCTTCCTCGTCGCGTCCAAGGACGACCACCATTCGATGCTCTCCACCGAGGTAGAGTCTCATCCCCGTGCCGCCGACGTAAGAGGGCCCTCCATCGAGCGCCGTTGATCGCTGGTCGTCACAAGTAGAGTCTGCGCATGACGGGAGACGCGCGGAGGGCATGGGTGATCGCTGGCGGAGGCTTCCTGGCGGCTGTCGCGATCGCGGTCGGGTTGGTCGCGGTGTCGTCCTGGCTCGTCGACTCCGCCGATCGCGAAGAGGCGCCTCCGGGCAACGCGCGACGCGCCTGACTGCTCGGCCATCGGTCCCTCATAGCGCGACGCCCGAACCTGAGACTGTCGCTCACGCCGTTTCCATGAACCGCCGTCAGCGGTACTCTCTCGCCAGAGATACACGGGGGCGGGTATGGGAGACCGCGACACATCCGATGCGGAACGGATAGCGAGGTACCTCCGTCTCTGCGACGTGTTGCCCGACGACGTCATCATTGCCGCAAACGACTACGCCAGTACGAACCTCGCGCGATACAAGCGTGACGCGCTGCTGGAAGTTCTCGCGCCTTTTCGAACGCCGCAGGAGGGCCGCGACACCGTCTCTCCGCTGCTCTTCGGGACATTGCTCTGCCGAGCGCTGCGATATCAAGCGGAGCACGACCGCCCGGGTGGCCGGCCACCTGCC
This region includes:
- a CDS encoding DUF6228 family protein, with the protein product MPEARIGGRSEYLSLTPPAPATPTQAVAILALGGLHACTTVEEHWGGGFEDLVKFFESMEKSWRGWRETKSWESLEGELRLVAIHRGGHIQLKVTMRRSALDGGNDGWLAEGDLEIEPGEELTRVARDVAAFAGVL